From a single Silene latifolia isolate original U9 population chromosome 6, ASM4854445v1, whole genome shotgun sequence genomic region:
- the LOC141587158 gene encoding glycine cleavage system H protein, mitochondrial yields the protein MALRMWASSTANTLRLTSPSKALPAFSLSRCFSTVLDGFKYASSHEWVKHEGSVATIGVTDHAQGHLGDVVFAELPEAGKTAEAGKAFASVESVKATSDVNAPISGEIIEVNTKLSETPGLLNSSPYEDGWMIKVKPSNPAELESLMGPKEYTKFCEEEDAH from the exons ATGGCTTTGAGAATGTGGGCTTCCTCTACTGCCAACACCTTGCGTCTCACTTCTCCTTCTAAAGCTCTTCCTGCATTTTCCCTCTCCAGATGCTTCTCTACTG TTTTGGATGGATTCAAGTATGCATCGTCACATGAATGGGTGAAACATGAAGGTTCAGTTGCCACCATTGGCGTTACTGATCATGCTCAG GGGCATCTAGGAGATGTGGTGTTTGCAGAGCTACCTGAAGCAGGCAAGACAGCAGAAGCAGGAAAAGCCTTTGCATCAGTTGAGAGTGTGAAAGCCACCAGTGATGTTAATGCCCCCATTTCCGGCGAGATCATTGAAGTTAACACCAAGCTTTCCGAAACTCCTGGTTTA CTAAACTCGAGCCCATATGAGGATGGATGGATGATCAAGGTGAAGCCAAGTAACCCGGCAGAGCTAGAAAGTttgatgggtcctaaagagtacACCAAATTCTGTGAAGAGGAAGATGCGCATTAA